A DNA window from Halococcus salifodinae DSM 8989 contains the following coding sequences:
- a CDS encoding IS5/IS1182 family transposase — protein AHIVAHCIRKEEGYSYAELVDRLSLMPEICDRLGLHPDALPDPTAFYHSLDRYAMYVWRALLRISAQQHPQSGHAALDSTFFERKQASQYYLQRCGRSVKTIKATTLTDTESLAGLDVHCCIEREHDTKAGPRVVRRNADDLRSVAADNGFQDWHTEYEIAALDVEYLVQHQGSKPMATANNALIRAKGYTQRWMSETSYSTVKRTEIVLLFALNNIKKLAKTL, from the coding sequence GCTCACATCGTCGCACACTGTATTCGCAAGGAAGAGGGCTACAGCTACGCCGAACTCGTCGATCGGTTGAGCCTCATGCCGGAGATATGTGACCGGCTCGGCCTTCATCCGGATGCGTTGCCTGACCCTACCGCATTCTACCACTCACTCGATCGATACGCGATGTACGTCTGGCGGGCGTTGCTGCGCATCTCAGCGCAGCAACACCCGCAGTCAGGACACGCCGCATTGGACAGTACGTTCTTCGAGCGGAAGCAAGCCTCTCAGTACTACCTCCAGCGATGTGGGCGAAGCGTCAAGACGATCAAAGCGACGACGTTGACCGATACAGAGTCGCTTGCGGGGCTAGATGTCCACTGTTGTATCGAGCGCGAACACGATACGAAGGCTGGCCCGCGGGTCGTCCGCCGGAACGCGGACGACCTGCGGTCCGTGGCTGCTGACAACGGGTTCCAGGACTGGCACACCGAATACGAAATCGCCGCACTGGACGTTGAGTACCTCGTTCAGCACCAAGGATCGAAACCGATGGCTACAGCGAATAACGCTCTCATCCGAGCGAAGGGCTACACCCAGCGGTGGATGTCCGAAACCTCCTACTCGACGGTCAAGCGAACNGAGATCGTTCTCCTGTTCGCGCTCAACAACA